The Cynocephalus volans isolate mCynVol1 chromosome 2, mCynVol1.pri, whole genome shotgun sequence genome window below encodes:
- the LOC134370307 gene encoding rho GTPase-activating protein 10-like, with protein MGLQSLEFSDCYLDSPWFRERIRAHEAELERTNKFIKELIMDGKNLIPATKSLSAAQWKFPHSLRDFKFEFIGDAETDDERCIDASLREFSNFLKNLEEQREIMALSVTETLIKPLEKLRKEQLGAVKEEKKKFDKETEKNYSLIDKHLNLSAKKKDSHLQEADIQVEQNRQHFYELSLEYVCKLQEIQERKKFEFVEPILSFFQGMFTFYHQGHELAKDFNHYKMELQINIQNTRNRFEGTK; from the coding sequence ATGGGGCTGCAGTCCCTGGAGTTCAGCGACTGCTACCTCGACAGCCCGTGGTTCCGGGAGAGGATCCGCGCCCACGAAGCGGAGCTCGAGAGGACCAACAAGTTCATCAAAGAGCTCATCATGGACGGAAAGAACCTCATCCCTGCGACCAAAAGTCTTTCAGCGGCCCAGTGGAAATTTCCTCATTCACTCAGAGACTTTAAATTCGAGTTTATTGGTGATGCAGAGACTGATGATGAACGCTGCATAGATGCATCCTTACgtgaattttcaaattttttgaagaatctggaagaacagagagaaattaTGGCATTAAGTGTAACTGAAACCCTGATTAAGCCCTtggaaaaattgagaaaagagCAACTTGGAGctgtaaaggaggaaaaaaagaagtttgacaaagagacagaaaagaattaTAGCCTAATTGATAAACATTTGAATTTATCAGCCAAAAAGAAAGACTCACATTTACAAGAGGCAGATATCCAAGTGGAGCAAAACCGGCAACACTTTTATGAACTGTCTCTTGAATATGTATGTAAGCTTCAGGAaatccaagaaagaaagaagtttgaGTTTGTGGAACCTATACTGTCATTTTTTCAGGGAATGTTTACTTTCTATCATCAGGGCCATGAACTTGCCAAAGACTTCAATCACTACAAAATGGAACTACAGATCAACATTCAGAATACACGGAATCGATTTGAAGGAACAAAGTAA